The DNA segment ATTTGGAGAGCCTTCCCCTTCCCGATTGCGCGGGGCAATGTCTGTGTGCCTCCCGCCGCAGGTATCATGCCCAGGGAGACCTCAGGGAGTCCAAACACGGTTTCCTCGGATGCGATCCTGATATCGCAAAGTAGGGCAATCTCCACGCCAGAGCCGAGGACATAGCCATGGACCGCAGCGATGAGGGGCTGTTTCAGGCTGGTAAAAAGACCCCAGATATCGCGCTCCCATCTTACCTGGCGGGCGATGATCGGCGACGGGGCGGTGCCAAACTCGGTGAGATCAGCGCCCACGCAGAAGGCTCGTTCCCCAGCCCCCTTGAAAATGGCGATGAGCACACCGGGATCGTCCCTGATGGCAGTGAGAACCTGATAAAGCTCATCGCGCATCTTAAGGTTAAAGCGGTTTAGAACCTCAGGGCGATTAAGTGTGACATATGCGATGTCATCCCACTTTTCATAGACAATGGTTTCAAAGCCGTTCACGC comes from the Dehalococcoidia bacterium genome and includes:
- a CDS encoding enoyl-CoA hydratase-related protein, translated to MNGFETIVYEKWDDIAYVTLNRPEVLNRFNLKMRDELYQVLTAIRDDPGVLIAIFKGAGERAFCVGADLTEFGTAPSPIIARQVRWERDIWGLFTSLKQPLIAAVHGYVLGSGVEIALLCDIRIASEETVFGLPEVSLGMIPAAGGTQTLPRAIGKGKALQILLAGDRIDAQEALRIGLVNMVVSREELYLSADRIAKKILSHSPIAVRHAKEAVTRGLDLTLKEGLVLERRLAEITKALAN